In Corylus avellana chromosome ca2, CavTom2PMs-1.0, the following proteins share a genomic window:
- the LOC132171497 gene encoding probable leucine-rich repeat receptor-like serine/threonine-protein kinase At3g14840, translated as MYSYILRKSTPYWMYRILKGQGLPGTLPLDLTGLPFLKQIDLTRNYLNGSIPPGWGSSTHLEDISLLGNRLTGSIPKELANITTLKSFTVEFNQLSGNLPPELGHMPSIERFLLSSNYLTGELPDSFAGLITLNDFRISDNQFSGTIPNYIQNWTNLTKLFIQASGLSGPIPSGIAHLEKLSDLRISDLIGSGETFPRLDNLTQLKTLTLRSCNITGQLPKYLGNRTKLQNLDLSFNKLSGEIPSSFASLQKADYIYLTGNLLTGAVPGWMLSVDNSISIDLSYNKFTDGEPSCQNNSVNLFSSSLTGNNSGLVSCLRSSPCRDQKLYKLHINCGGAVTNEKTTYEADTEPGGSSKFHKSPQNWGFSSTGDFMDNGPNDNYIVQRSSSLSELYKEARISPLSLTYYAFCLGNGNYTVNLHFAEIVFTDDKNYSNLGRRIFDIYIQGERVSKDFNIVEEAGGVGKAVIKNFTAVVTNDTLEIRFYWAGKGTTDIPVKGVYGPLISAISVDPDFIPPSTGISLGAKVGIVAAGAFVIFLVLGILWWKCYLGQKNKMEQDLKGLNLQTGTFTLRQIKAATNNFDAANKIGEGGFGSVYKGLLLDGTIIAVKQLSSKSKQGNREFVNEIGMISALQHPNLVKLYGCCIEGNQLLLVYEYMENNSLARALFGPEEHQLKLDWPTRQKICIGIARGLAYLHEESRLKIVHRDIKATNVLLDKNLNSKISDFGLAKLDEEDNTHISTRIAGTYGYMAPEYAMRGHLTDKADVYSFGVVALEIVSGRVNTSYRAKVESFNLLDWALLLKEKDSLMELVDPRLGSNYKKEEVMVMINVGLLCTNASAAVRPTMSSVVSMLEGNTVVPGLVSDPSVSNNEMKEAMWEHFQQTKEQNMSDSQKESVSSSLIQSTSTGPWTASSTSGVDLYPLNLYSDYLEKRAN; from the exons ATGTATTCATATATATTGAGAAAGTCCACCCCCTATTGGATGTACAGAATTCTCAAAGGACAAGGTCTCCCAGGCACACTCCCACTTGATTTGACCGGGTTGCCTTTCCTCAAACAAAT TGACCTCACCCGCAACTACCTTAACGGTTCAATCCCTCCGGGATGGGGTTCTTCCACGCATCTGGAAGAcat TTCCCTTCTTGGAAACCGGTTAACGGGTTCTATCCCCAAAGAGCTGGCAAACATCACAACTCTCAAAAGCTT TACGGTGGAGTTCAATCAACTTTCCGGAAATCTTCCTCCAGAGCTTGGCCATATGCCCTCAATAGAAAGATT TCTTCTCAGCTCGAATTATTTAACTGGGGAGCTGCCTGATTCATTTGCAGGGTTGATCACATTGAACGACTT TCGGATCAGTGACAATCAATTTTCTGGAACGATACCCAATTATATTCAAAACTGGACAAACCTTACAAAATT ATTTATTCAGGCAAGTGGTTTGAGCGGGCCAATTCCTTCTGGCATTGCTCATTTGGAAAAGCTATCCGACTT GAGAATCAGTGACTTGATTGGATCTGGAGAAACTTTTCCACGACTTGATAATCTGACTCAGTTGAAAACATT AACATTGAGGAGTTGCAATATTACTGGACAGCTTCCCAAATATCTCGGGAATAGGACAAAGTTGCAAAACTT AGATCTCAGCTTTAACAAACTCAGTGGAGAAATTCCAAGCAGCTTTGCTAGTCTACAAAAGGCAGATTACAT ataCTTAACCGGCAACTTGCTAACTGGAGCAGTGCCTGGTTGGATGCTGAGTGTAGATAACAGCATCAGCAT TGATCTTTCATATAACAAATTTACGGATGGAGAACCAAGTTGTCAAAATAATAGTGT GAACTTGTTTTCAAGCTCTTTGACTGGAAATAACTC TGGCCTGGTTTCATGTTTGAGAAGCTCTCCTTGTCGTGATCAAA AATTATACAAACTTCATATAAATTGTGGCGGAGCAGTAACCAATGAGAAGACTACATATGAAGCTGATACAGAACCAGGTGGATCTTCAAAGTTCCACAAGAGTCCACAAAACTGGGGATTTAGCAGCACTGGTGACTTCATGGATAACGGTCCAAATGACAATTATATTGTGCAACGTTCATCTAGTCTCTCTGAACTTTACAAGGAAGCACgcatttctcctctctctcttactTATTATGCTTTTTGTTTGGGAAATGGAAATTACACAGTAAACCTCCATTTTGCGGAGATAGTGTTCACCGATGATAAAAACTATAGCAACTTGGGAAGGCGTATATTTGATATTTACATTCAG GGAGAGCGAGTATCGAAGGATTTCAACATTGTAGAGGAGGCTGGTGGAGTGGGAAAGGcagtaataaaaaattttactgCTGTCGTGACTAATGATACCTTAGAGATCCGTTTCTACTGGGCTGGGAAGGGGACAACTGATATCCCTGTCAAAGGAGTCTATGGTCCTCTTATTTCAGCTATTTCAGTGGATCCTG actttatACCACCATCAACTGGTATATCTCTAGGTGCAAAGGTCGGGATTGTTGCTGCTGGtgcttttgttatatttttggttctAGGTATCCTCTGGTGGAAATGTTATCTAGGACAGAAAAATAAGATGGAACAAG ATTTAAAGGGTTTGAACTTGCAAACTGGTACATTCACCTTAAGGCAAATCAAAGCTGCAACAAACAACTTTGATGCTGCAAATAAAATTGGGGAAGGTGGTTTTGGTTCTGTTTATAAG GGCCTTTTGTTAGATGGCACTATAATTGCAGTCAAACAACTTTCGTCCAAATCAAAGCAAGGGAATCGTGAGTTTGTGAATGAGATAGGCATGATTTCTGCTTTGCAACACCCTAATCTTGTTAAGCTCTATGGATGCTGTATTGAAGGAAATCAATTGTTGCTAGTATACGAGTACATGGAAAATAATAGTCTCGCTCGTGCTTTGTTTG GGCCAGAAGAACATCAGTTGAAATTGGATTGGCCAACAAGACAAAAGATTTGTATTGGTATAGCAAGAGGTTTGGCCTATCTTCATGAGGAATCAAGATTGAAGATTGTTCATAGAGACATCAAGGCTACTAATGTCTTGCTTGATAAAAACCTCAACTCTAAGATATCTGACTTTGGTTTGGCCAAGCTTGATGAAGAAGATAATACCCACATAAGCACCCGAATTGCTGGAACTTA TGGATATATGGCACCTGAATATGCAATGCGGGGTCATTTAACCGACAAAGCAGACGTTTATAGTTTTGGAGTTGTTGCATTAGAAATTGTAAGCGGGAGGGTCAACACTAGTTACCGAGCAAAGGTGGAATCTTTCAATCTTCTTGATTGG GCACTGcttttaaaagagaaagatagtctAATGGAATTGGTTGATCCAAGGTTGGGCTCTAACTACAAGAAAGAAGAGGTTATGGTGATGATCAATGTGGGTCTCTTATGCACTAATGCTTCTGCAGCTGTTAGGCCTACCATGTCTTCAGTGGTGAGCATGCTTGAGGGCAACACTGTTGTTCCAGGGTTGGTATCAGATCCAAGTGTCTCaaataatgaaatgaaagagGCAATGTGGGAGCATTTTCAACAAACTAAAGAACAGAATATGAGTGACAGCCAGAAAGAGAGTGTTTCTTCTTCATTGATACAGAGTACATCAACGGGCCCATGGACTGCTTCTTCTACATCTGGTGTTGATCTATATCCACTCAATTTATATTCTGATTACTTAGAGAAAAGAGCTAATTAG